The Shinella zoogloeoides genome includes a region encoding these proteins:
- a CDS encoding ROK family protein yields MDACTEANQPASDEQKIVLAVDIGGSHVKIRTSSGGEERKFTSGAGMGPARMMAQLKVLAQDLRFDVVAMGYPGPVVHNRIVLDPRNLGPGWVGFDFAGAFGKPVKIVNDALMQAIGSYEGGRMLFLGLGTGLGAAMIVDHVAQPMELAHLPYKKGKSFEAYVGEAGLEKRGRKKWRKSVFDVVERLRAAMEPDDVVIGGGNVEKLDEMPPGARRGDNALAFEGGFRLWHDAALVV; encoded by the coding sequence ATGGATGCATGCACCGAGGCAAATCAGCCGGCAAGCGACGAGCAGAAGATCGTTCTCGCCGTCGATATCGGCGGCTCCCATGTCAAGATCCGCACCAGTTCGGGCGGCGAGGAGCGCAAGTTTACTTCGGGTGCGGGCATGGGACCTGCCCGGATGATGGCGCAACTGAAAGTGCTCGCCCAGGATTTGCGCTTCGATGTTGTCGCGATGGGATATCCGGGGCCTGTCGTCCACAACCGGATCGTGCTCGACCCACGCAATCTCGGTCCGGGCTGGGTGGGGTTCGACTTTGCCGGCGCCTTCGGCAAGCCGGTCAAGATCGTCAATGACGCGCTGATGCAGGCGATCGGCTCCTATGAGGGCGGGCGCATGTTGTTTCTCGGCCTCGGCACCGGGCTGGGGGCGGCCATGATCGTCGATCATGTCGCGCAGCCCATGGAGTTGGCCCATCTGCCCTATAAGAAAGGCAAGAGCTTCGAAGCCTATGTCGGGGAAGCCGGGCTTGAAAAACGCGGCAGGAAGAAATGGCGAAAGTCCGTCTTCGATGTCGTGGAACGGCTGCGGGCTGCAATGGAGCCCGACGATGTCGTCATCGGCGGCGGCAATGTCGAAAAACTGGACGAAATGCCGCCCGGTGCCCGGCGCGGTGACAACGCCCTCGCCTTCGAAGGCGGTTTCCGTCTCTGGCACGACGCGGCACTCGTCGTTTGA
- a CDS encoding SDR family oxidoreductase yields the protein MTDHSIKGKTILIAGGAKNLGALIARDLAAHGAKAIAIHYNSAATRADAEATVAAIEAAGADAVAFQADLTTAGAMEKLFADTVTAIGKPDIAINTVGKVLKKPMLEISEAEYDEMSAVNAKSAFFFIKEAGKHLNDNGKICTLVTSLLGAFTPFYAAYAGTKAPVEHFTRAASKEFGERGISVTAIGPGPMDTSFFYPAEGADAVAYHKTAAALSKFSKTGLTDIEDIVPYIRFMVSEGWWMTGQTILVNGGYTTK from the coding sequence ATGACCGACCATAGTATCAAAGGTAAAACCATTCTCATCGCGGGAGGCGCAAAGAACCTCGGCGCGCTGATCGCCCGCGATCTCGCTGCCCATGGGGCAAAAGCGATCGCTATCCACTACAACAGCGCCGCCACCAGGGCCGATGCGGAGGCGACCGTCGCCGCCATCGAGGCAGCGGGCGCGGACGCGGTCGCCTTTCAGGCCGATCTCACCACGGCCGGCGCGATGGAAAAGCTCTTCGCCGACACCGTCACCGCGATTGGCAAGCCGGATATCGCGATCAACACCGTCGGAAAGGTGCTGAAGAAGCCGATGCTCGAGATCTCCGAAGCCGAGTACGACGAGATGAGCGCGGTCAACGCCAAATCGGCCTTCTTCTTCATCAAGGAGGCCGGCAAGCACCTCAACGACAACGGCAAGATCTGCACGCTCGTCACCTCGCTGCTGGGGGCGTTCACCCCCTTCTACGCCGCCTATGCGGGGACCAAGGCGCCGGTCGAGCATTTCACCCGCGCGGCCTCCAAGGAGTTCGGCGAGCGTGGCATCTCGGTGACGGCGATCGGCCCCGGCCCGATGGACACGTCGTTCTTCTATCCGGCCGAGGGCGCCGATGCGGTTGCCTACCACAAGACGGCAGCCGCGCTTTCGAAGTTCTCAAAAACGGGCCTCACCGATATCGAGGACATCGTCCCCTATATCCGGTTCATGGTCTCGGAGGGCTGGTGGATGACCGGTCAGACGATCCTCGTCAACGGCGGTTACACGACCAAGTAA
- a CDS encoding LysR family transcriptional regulator, which translates to MDRIDLFRIFVRVVECSNFTRAADMLGMPRSSVSAAVQELEGRVGARLLHRTTRVVSPTQDGLAFYERCRRLIADVEEAENVFRQTAAPSGRLRIDVPGRIGRLVIAPALPEFLDAYPEIDIDLGVTDRAVNLVEDSVDCVLRVGPLADSGLIARQIDDLPLINVASPAYLLRHGMPEAPEDLRDHLAINYASPSSGRIEAWEWVEDGVIKTRPMRSRVAVNSAEAYIACCVAGLGLIQIPAYDVRDHLSAGELVEVLPSYRAEPMPVTLLYPHRQHLSRRLQVFADWLEALLRQRLL; encoded by the coding sequence TTGGACCGCATCGACCTGTTCCGCATCTTCGTCCGTGTCGTCGAATGCTCGAACTTCACGCGCGCGGCCGATATGCTCGGCATGCCGCGCTCGTCCGTATCGGCAGCGGTGCAGGAGCTGGAAGGCCGTGTCGGGGCGAGGCTCCTGCACCGGACGACAAGGGTGGTCTCGCCGACGCAGGACGGCCTGGCCTTTTACGAGCGCTGCCGGCGGCTGATCGCGGATGTGGAGGAAGCCGAAAACGTATTCCGCCAAACCGCCGCGCCTTCGGGCCGGCTCCGGATCGATGTTCCGGGCCGTATCGGCCGGCTTGTCATCGCGCCGGCACTTCCTGAATTTCTCGACGCCTATCCCGAGATCGACATCGATCTCGGCGTCACGGACCGCGCGGTGAATCTGGTGGAGGACAGTGTCGATTGTGTGCTGCGCGTGGGGCCGCTCGCCGATTCCGGCCTGATCGCGCGTCAGATCGACGATCTCCCGCTGATCAATGTCGCAAGCCCAGCCTATCTCCTGCGCCATGGCATGCCTGAAGCGCCGGAAGATCTTCGCGATCATCTGGCGATCAACTACGCCTCGCCATCGAGCGGCCGCATCGAGGCCTGGGAATGGGTCGAGGACGGGGTAATCAAGACCCGGCCGATGCGCAGCCGCGTCGCGGTCAACAGCGCCGAAGCCTATATCGCCTGCTGCGTGGCCGGCCTAGGCCTGATCCAGATTCCCGCCTATGACGTTCGCGACCATCTCAGCGCCGGCGAGCTCGTCGAGGTGCTGCCTTCATATCGCGCGGAGCCGATGCCGGTGACGCTTCTCTATCCGCACCGCCAGCACCTTTCACGCCGGCTGCAGGTTTTTGCCGACTGGCTTGAGGCCTTGCTCAGGCAGAGGCTTCTCTGA